A stretch of DNA from Streptomyces sp. NBC_00271:
GTGCCGGCGTATGTGGTGCGGCCCTCGCCTGCCTGAATGGTGGTGACGGCCGCCCACTGTCCAAAGTGCGGGTGGTCGCAGCCGGCGAGGACCGTGGCTCCCTCGGCGTTGAGCCCGTCGGTCCACATCGTCACGGCGGCAGACTCGTCGAGTTCGAGTTCGGTGTCCTTGGAGACGACCGTCACGTCCTCGGTGAGGTTGCTGAACTCGTCGTACCCAGACACTGGCGGACTCGGCAAGCCGGACCGGCATGGCGTCGGTGCGGGCTCGGGTCTTGTCGTCGGCGTAGCTGGCGCGAGGGCCGCGCGCCGGCGTCGCCGCCTACGGGCTCATGGCCCACACCATGGACCTCGTCGACCTCGCCCGGACCACACTCCATAGGCCCTGTTCGACCTGATGCGCCCGGTCGACGAGGCCGTACGGGAATGGCCCCGCAAGACGCGGCCGGACGCGACACCCACTCTGGTACGGGATCCTCAACGCCGCTGACTTCGGCGTTCCGCAGACGCGAAGGAGGGCGATCCTGCCTGAGGTCGGTCTGCGGCCTGTGCGCGGTGCGGCCACGTAGCCGACGGTACGCACTGAGCGACCAAGAGCGGTACGCCATCCGGAGGGACTGACCGAGGCGGCCCGCGAGGCGATCACGAGCCGGTTGCCGAGACCGGTTTCAGTCATATGACGGAAGCCACCCGTTCTGACCTTCTCGCATCCTGAACAGGAATCACACGCCCGCAGTGAGTCCAGGGGGCACGGGGCCAGGGCCGGTCGGAACACCGCCCTCATCGCAAGGAGTGATGGACTGATGACCACCATGCGTGCTGTTCGAGCTCACAAGCGGGGCGGTCCGGAGCAGCTGGTGTACGAGAGCGCACCACGTCCCGAACCGGCCGCGGGCGAGGTGCTTGTGTCCGTGCACGCCGCCTCCATCACCAACGGCGAGCTCGCCTGGGAGGCCACATGGACTGACAGCTTCGACGGGACCGGCAGCGATCGCACGCCGGTCGTTCCCTCGCATGAGGTCAGCGGAGTCGTGGCCGAACTCGGTTCGGCCGTTACCGGCCTCGCCGTGGGAGACGAGGTGTACGGGCTGATCCCGTTCACGCGTGACGGAGCCACTGCCGAGTACGTCACCGTTCCCGCGGACGCACTGGCAGCCAAGCCGTCCCGGCTGGACCATGCCGGTGCGGCGGCCGTCCCGCTGGCGGCCCTCACTGCCTGGCAGGCACTGGTCGGCCATGCCTCGTTGACGACCGGGCAGCACGTCCTGGTCCACGGCGGGGCCGGAGGTGTCGGCTCCTTCGCCGTGCAGATCGCCGCAGCACTCGGCGCGCGAGTGACGGCGACGGCTTCCGCACGAGACCGGGAATTCGTCGCACGGCTCGGCGCGGACCAGGTCATCGACTACGCTGGCGACCGCTTCGAGGACCGCGTGGACGGCGCCGACCTCGTGCTGGACACGGTCGGCGGCGACACACTGGCCCGCTCATGGGCGGCGCTGCGCCCGGGCGGCACCCTGATCAGTATCGTGCAGCCCCCGAATCCGGATGACGCCGCCTCGCGCGGAGCACGCGGGGTGTTCTTCGTCGTCGAGCCGGACCGTACCGGTCTCGAGGCCGTCACCGAGCTGATCGACAACGGCAGCCTCACCCCGGTCGTGGACCGTGTCGTCCCCCTGTCCGAGACTCCTGCCGCCTACGCGGCCCTGCAGTCGGAACATCCCAGAGGGAAGATCGTGATCCGGGTGAGCGAAGACACCGGCGTCGCCTGAATCGGGAGGTCGTGGGCCACCGGTTCGATAGGCCGGTGACGCATTACCCGTGCCTGTCACGACGTCATGGCCGCGTGCCCCTGCCGCCCCGGCCAAGGGTCCGCGACGGGGTCGACGTATCCCTGAACGCTCGCCAAGGGTGCTGCGCACCACCATCGCGACGCGTGCGCGTACGTCCGCTGCGCAGCTGAGGTACAGGGCGGCGAGCGCCTCATCGCGGATGGACTCCAGCAGATCCTGCGGCCCCAGTCCGCTCTGCCTGGCGGCACTATTCAGAAGAGTAGCCAGATCACCGATGGCCCGACATTCGATGAAGCCCGCGCAGGCGCCGGCCACGCACGGCCGGCCCCTGGGTTTCCTGTCGTGCGGTGTATTCCTCATGGACGGTCATGATCATTCCTTCCACGGCCCCGAAGGACATCGCCTGATCGGAAACAGTGCACCCGGCCGCCCTTTACGTCCCACCGGAGCTGCCACCATCGCACCGCCTTCACATCGTTCGACGCTTCCGTCAAGCGACTGCATCTTCATCTGAAATCCGGTGAGACAACGGGCCGGGCACGGAGACGCTTCGTGGAGAGCGAGACACCCGGTTTCAGTACTGCGACGGAACGACTCCCGGCGCATCCGAGCCGCGCTCGTCACACCACATCGCACCTCGACCGCAGTCGGATGACGGATACCCCGGACGTTCGGAAAGCGCCAGGCTGTTCACGCCCTAGAATTGATCCGAATCCCTGGAATCGTCGTGGCCTATGCGGTAAACGTGGCCGTCATCTATTACTCATCCACCGGAACCGTCTTCTAACTCGTCCAGGCCGCCGCGACAGCCGCGGAAAAGGCGAGGGCCGAGGTGCGGCTGCGGAAGGTGAGGGAACGCGCGCCAGCGGAGGCCGTCGTCACCGATCAGGGCTGGTCCGACCCACCACGCCGCCACCCAGCGCACCCCCGTCGCGACCCTCGATGACCTGGAGTGGGCTGACGCGAGCATGCTCGGCTCGCCCACCCGTTATGGGCTGTCCGCGTCTCAGTTGACGGCCACCACGGTCCCGCCGCGCCCGCGCATCACCACGATCCCGCTCCGTCGCAGCGACGGCCGTGTGGCCTCCGGTCAGCGCACGGCCGTTTCATGCCTTTCTCGGCACCCCGTTGCTCGCGCCGGCGACGCGCTGCGGTGGGAAGTGAAGAGTGCTACCCGTCGTGGTGCACGGCGTCGAGAACGATGCGCAGGACCGCCTGCGGGTGGGACACCATTACTGCGTGCGAGGAGTCCGCGTACTCGACATGGGCATGCGCGCGCTCGGCCATGAACCGCTGACCTGCGGGCGGAATGGCCTTGTCGTTGCGCGTGACGAGGTCCCAGGACGGGATGGTCTTCCACGCCGGATCGCCGGACGTCTCGGTGTCGGCCGTGTAGGACAGGGGCCTCTGCGTGGCGGCCATCACCGAGGCCGCGGAGGCGGACACGTCGGCCGCGAACACCTCCCGGAAGTCCTGGGGCTTGATGTAGATGTCCGCATCCTGGCCGCCCGGCGCGGACGGGTTCGGAGCCGGGCGCGTGAGGGTCGTGTCGGGGCCGAGCAGCGAACCCGGGTACTTCTGCGGGTCGAGTACGGTCGCGATGCTCTCCCCCTTGTCGGGGACGAACGCTCCCACATACACCAACGCCTTGACGTTGTCAACTCCGCGGGCCGCGTTGGTGATGACCGCACCGCCGTAGGAGTGTCCGACGAGCACGATCGGTCCGCTGATCGTCCGCAGGATCGAGCGTATGTAGTCGGCGTCGCTGGTGAGACCGCGCAGCGGATTCGGCGCCGCGACAACCGGATAGCCGAGGCGCTGCAGATCCGCGACATCCGTGTTCCACCCGCTGGAGTCGGCGAAGGCCCCGTGAACAAAGACGATCGTGGGCTTCGCGGTGCTTTCGGGGCTGCTGTCCGCGGTGGCAGCCGCGCCGACCGCGTTCGGCAGGAATACGGTGAGGGCCGCGCTGAAGGTCAGTACGGGGTACATCCAGCGTCGCTTGAGGGGGCGAAGGCGAACGGGCATGGCTTTCCCTTTCCCGGGATTGGGTGCCCACTTTCACAACTGGGCCGGAACAGCGGCGAAGTCATCCGTCGCCGTGAGGCCGACAGTAAGGGGGAAGGCCCTTCAGGGACTTCGGTCATATGACTGTCCCACCTTGATCGCGAAGGTGACTCCTCACATCCGCGGTACGAGGCTTGCCATTGGTGGATTCATGATCCGGTCGTGCTGGTGGCATGCGGCGGACGGGCAAGCACTGCGGACGACGGCGGGGCATAGGAACGGGCCGATCGCCGTGCCGAACGCTCGCGATGCCGAATGAATGGCCGATGGCCGGCAGAGAGACGCCGACCACGGTTGCGTCGATGGAGGCGACCATCGATCCGAGGACGGTGGCGGCCAGGACCCATCGTCCTGCCGCACCGGAGTACCGGAGCAATGTTGCGCTTCCGGATGCCTCACTCGCTTCCACGAGAGCTCCTGACGCTGCGGATTCCGAGGAGCCCAGCATGAAGGCCTGGTCACACGCAGGCTTGAGTCGTATGACTCAAGCGGCCGCGCCCGGCCAAGCGCGCTTCGAACGCCTCCTGAGCAGCGGCGCCGATGACGCTCGCGGAGACGCACGTAGCGCCCGGCGATCCCGGGCCCGGTGCTCGGCGGCGTAGTGGTGATTGCGGCGCTACAGCGGAGCAGCTCGGAGAGAGCCGTCTCCGCCGCCCTGCGCCCGATGCGACGGCTCTTGGCGCAGCAGTTCGACGATCCCCCACCGCCCTTCCTGGACAGTGGCGACGTGCCATACGGACGGCCAGTGTTCGGGAGACCGCCGAGGACGTCGTGTCGCTGACTTCCTGGAGGCCTCGCCGGTGTTCCCGTCGCTGCAGGCCGTCGTACGGCCACGGCCCCCCTCCCACGCTAACGTGTCCTGATCACCGGCGATGGCAACGTGTGGCCGGGAGCGAACAGTGACGGGACGGTGCCAGGTGGCTCAGGGCGAGCATCGGCTCATCGGGCGACAGGAGGAGCTCGCGCGGTTGGAGCGGGTGCTGGCGGTTCCCACGCACCACGCCTTCGCCGTGCTGCGCGGCGAAGCTGGCACGGGCAAGAGCGCGCTGCTTCAGATGGCCGTGGCCCTGGCCGGCGAGGCGGGACTGCGCGTCGTGGTTGCCTCCGGTGTCGAGGCGGAGTCCGAACTGCCGTTTGCCGGCCTGCACCAGCTACTCCTGCCGCTTCTCCCCTACGGCGCCCAGTTGCCCGGCGCATCGCGTGCGGTCCTGGAACAGGTCACGGGGCTGCGCGCGGGGGCGGCTCCGGGCGTGGCGGAGGTCGCCGGCGCGATGCTCTCGCTCATCGCCGCGGCAGCGGACGATCGGCAACTGTTCTTCGCGGTCGACGATGCGCACTGGTTCGACAGCGAAAGTGCCCGGGTCTGCACGTTCGTGATGCGCCGGGCCGGTGCGGTCGGTGGTCGGGGCGTCATAACCGTGCGGGCGGACGTACCGTCAGTGTTCGACGACGCCGGGCTCGAGGAGATCGAGGTCGGATCGCTGGGCGAAGAGGACGCGGCAGCGCTGTTGGAGCGCACCGGCGGCCATCTGGACCCGGCCGCCCGTGAGCGCGTGCTGCACGGGGCCGAGGGCAACCCGCTGGCGTTGATCGAGCTGCCGAAGACGGCCGGGCGTGTGCCTGCGGCCCCCGCAGGGCAGGCATCGCCTCTGCCCCTAACGCGCCGCTTGGAGAGCCTGTACGGGAACCGGATCTCCGAACTGACGCCGTCCGCGCAGGAGTCCCTCCTGCTGGCCGCCCTCGACGGCCTGTCCTCCGTGGCCGGGCCCCGTCGACCCGCACTGGAACGGCGGCTGGGCGATGTCGACGAGGCGATCGGCCGCGGACTCCTAGTGGTCGACCCGGTCAGCAGTCAGCTCGGCTTCCGGCACCCGCTCGTTCGTTCCGCGGTCGTCCAGCTCGCCACGCCCAACCGCCGAAGGGCCGCCCACGCCGAACTGGCCGCGCTCTATCCGGACGACCAGGAGCGGCGGGCCCGCCACCTCGCCGAGGCGACGGTGGACCCTGATGAGAAGGTCGCCGCGCTGCTGGAGCAAGCTGCCGAGGCAGCGACCAGGCGAGGAGCCTCCTCCGTCGCGGTGAGCTGGCTGGAGCGGGCCGCGCAGCTCAGTGAGAGACCGGATCAGCGCTCCCGGCGATTGGCGGAGGCGGCCTTCGTCGCCGGGCAGTCGGCCCAGCTCGAACGGGCGCAACAGCTGTCGGAAAGCGCGGGCACGGCGGATACCGACGTGATCATCGCTGAGTGCTACGCGGCCCTGTACCAGGACGGGGAAGTGCGCACCACGCATCGTAAGGTCGTCGCCGCCCTGGAACGACTGGACTCTCTCCGGGACAAACCAACAGCGGAGCGATTGATCAACCTCCTCCTGGTGATCTCCCTCTTCGCGGCCGACAGCGCCACCTGGACGATCACCGAGTCCTGTGTGGACCGTTTCTGCGACCCGGCCGATCCGACGGGTTCGGCCAGTCTCCTTTACCGGGACACGTGGGGTGACGTGGTCCGTCGGGGCGTGGGCGGCCTGGAGCGCCTGCGCCGACAGTTCGTCCGCGCCTCGTCGGACCGGCCTTGGGAAGCGATGCGGCTGCTGGTCGGTGCCTACTATCTCGACGCACTCGACGAATTCCGTTCCCTTCTGACGCGCCTGGTTGCCAGGGAAGGAGAGGCGGGAGCCGCCGGAAACGCCATGACCCTGCTCCAGCTCGTGATGCTGGACCACATGGGCGCAGGCCGCTGGGCGGACGCCGAGCAGACAGGCCGCCGCGGTCTGGAGATGACCGCCCGGCACGGCTACGCGCTCTTCGCCCATCAGTTCCGCGCCTTTCTCGCCATGGTCGCCGCCTGCCGCGGCGACAGCGATACGGCCGACGGTCACCGCAGGGCGGTGGAGGCCTGGGCCCGGCCACGCGGAATCGGCTACCTGACCCAATACGCGGATGCCCTCGGCATGATGGCGGCACTGGCTCGCTCCGACTATGCGATCGCCTACCGCTTCGCGACCAACATCACGGCACCCGGCGAGTTCGCAGCCCACAGCCAGCAGGCACCGCGCACGCTGCTGGATTTCGTCGAAGCGGCCGTACGCAGCGGACACCTCGATGAGGGCCGCCGCCACGCACAGGCGGCCCTCGCCGCCGGGCTGCCCGCTCTCTCCCCGCGCCTGGCGCTCGTCAGCGCGGCGGCACAGGCCATGGCCGCGCAAGAAGACGCACCCAGCCTGTACGAGCACGCCCTCGCACTGCCGGGTGCCGCCCTGTTCCCGTTCGAGACTGCCCGCATCCGCCTCGCCTACGGTGAGCGGCTGCGCCGTGATCACGAGACAAGGGCGGCGCGCGAACAACTCGAGGAGGCCCTGCGCGTTCTCACCGACCTCGGCGCGCTCCCCTGGGCCGAGCGGGCCCAAGCGGAGCTCGCCGCCGCCGGTGCCGCCTTCGGCGCGCGGGGCGAGGGATGGCAGTCGCTGACCGTGCAGGAGCGGCAGATCGCCCAGCTCGCGGCGACCGGCCTGACGAACAAGGAGATCGGAGCAAAGCTGTTCCTGTCACCCCGCACGGTCAGCTCCCACCTGTACCGCATCTTCCCCAAACTGGGTATCACCAGCCGCGCCGCGCTTCGCGACGCTCTCGACGCCGACACGCGCGCCGCTCCGCCCGACGGGGCGTGACCTCGTCCGACACCGTCCTGCGTCCAGACCCGCGCACCGCAGGCGGTACCGACCCGTTGAAGCGGCGGTACCGTGAGGCGTGGGAACGCCTACCCCTGGGCCCTCAGTCATGTCCTAACCCGACCGTTTGTGTCATCTGACTGAGCCGACCGTGATGACGCTGACGCCACCTTGGAGAGCACCACAGGAGATCGCATCAGGCGGTCCTCCGCCGCAAGGAGGCTCTCATGACGGACCGGCGCACCCCCGTCGTCCTGATCCACGGGCTGTGGCTGCACTCCTCCTCCTGGCGCCCCTGGGTGGAGCTGCTGCAAGCCGAGGGATTCGCCCCCCTCGCCCCTGGCTGGCCCGGCGAACCGGACAGCGTGTCCGACGCACGGTCGCACCCGCAGGCCATGGCCGGACCAGGCATCCACGACGTCACCGAGCACTACGCGTCCCTCATCAAGGCGCTGCCCGCCGAGCCCGTGCTGATCGGGCACTCCTTCGGCGGTCTGATCGCCCAGAAGCTCCTCGGCCTCGGCCTCGGGCGGGCCGCCGTGGCCATCGACCCGGCGCCGATCAAGGGGGTCAAGCCACTGCCGTTCACGCAACTGCGCTCGGCCTTCCCGGTTCTCCGTAACCCGGCCAACCGGTCACGTGCGGTTTCCCTCACGGCGGCGCAGTTCCGCTACGCGTTCGGCAACGCGATCCCGCAGCAGGAATCCGACGCCCTGTTCAAGGAATACGCCGTCCCCGCCCCTGGGCGGCCCCTGTTTGAAGCGGCGTTCGCCAACTTCTCCCGCAGGTCACCGGCCGCAGCCGTCACCGGCAACGCCCGTCGCGGGCCCTTGCTGCTGATGTCCGGCCAGCGCGATCACACCGTGCCGGACGTCGTCACCCGCGCCGCCTACAAGCTCTACGGCGACTCGCCGGCGGCGACCGACCTCAAGCAGTTCCCGGACCGCGGCCACTCCCTGGTCGTCGACCGGGGCTGGCGGGCCGTCGCCGACGGCGCGCTCGGCTGGCTGGCTCGCCAGGGTATCACCGGCCAGTCCGCCACGACCGGCCTCTGACCGCCGGCACCACCCCTTGTGTCCACCGCCCCACGCACGTCGAACGAACAAGGAAGACTTGTCATGGATCTGCACCTGAAGGACAAGACCGTCGTCGTCACCGGTGCAAGCCGCGGCATCGGACTGGCCGTCACCCGAGCCTTCGTCGAGGAAGGCGCCCGCGTCGTGGCCGGCGCCCGTACCGCCAGTCCCGAACTCGTCGAACTGGCGGCCTCCGGAACCGTGATCCCGGTGACCGCCGACCTGGCAACGGCGGTCGGCGTGGATACCCTCATCGAGACGGCCGTGGAACGGTTCGGCGGCATCGACGTCCTGGTCAACAACGTCGGCCAGGCTCAGCCGCGTCTCGGCGGTTTCGCCTCCGTCACCGACGAACAGTGGCTCGAGACCCTGACCGTCAACCTGCTGAGTGCGGTGCGGGCTTCACGTGCGGCTCTTCCCGCGCTGCTCGCCTCACGAGGTTCGATCGTCACGATCAGCTCGGTCAACGCCTTCCTGCCCGACCCCGGCATCATCGACTACACGGCCTCCAAGGCAGCCCTGACCAACTTCTCCAAGGCTCTGTCCAAGGAGGTGTCCCCGCAGGGTGTACGCGTCAACTCCATCGCGCCCGGCCCGGTGAGCACTGACCTGTGGATCGGTCCCGGCGGCATGGCCGACACCCTCGCGACCGCCATGGGCATCGAACCGCAGGAAGCCGTGGACCAGGCCATCAACAGCCTGGGCGGCTTCGCCACGGGTCGCTTCACCCGTCCCGACGAGGTCGCCGACCTCGTCCTGATGCTCGCCAGCGACCGCACCGCCAACATCACCGGCGCCGACTTCACCATCGACGGCGGCCTCATCAAGACACTCTGATCAACCATCACACCGCCTGGGCCCGCTCACCTCGTCCGGTGAGCGGGCCCAGGCGTGTCTTCGACGCACTGTTCGACGAAGTCCATGGACAGCGAAGCGTTCGTCCAGCCCTCGTCCGGGTCGGCCACCAGTTGACCCCGGGGAGTTTGGTCTGGCAAGGGCCTGCCTTGGACCCGACCGGCCTTGGTCCATTGGCTCGCGAACCGGCCGTCTGCCAACTGCACTTGCTTATCGCTCGCGCACGGGCCCGGTGCGGTACTCGATCGTCCTGACCACGGCTTACGCCCGACATGTCCCCTCGCAGCGTGGAGACGATCTATGCAGCCAGTCCCTCGGCGAAGTGGCCGGGTCTGTAAAGCGAGCGGTGTAACTGGGTTTGGTGTGGCTAGCCTCGATCGTTCATGAGTCCTCGTCGGTTCGCGACCCTGTTGGCGAATCCGGCTGCGGGATCTTGCGTCGGCCCCCAAGACTTGTGTCTTGGGGGCCGATGTCGTGCTGGGGGTTTGCGATGTCGATGCGGCCGAAGGGGCCTGCCAAGATTCCGGTGGAAACAGTGCGGGTGGCACGAGCGGCGTTCCCGCGCGGAAGTCTCGCGATCAGGCTCCGGGACGAGCTGGGGGTGCTGTTCGTCGACGAGCAGTTCATGGATCTGTTTCCGGCTCGGGGGAAGCCTGCCTGGTCACCGGGGCGGCTGGCCCTTGCGCTGGTGTTGCAGTTCGTCGAGGGCCTCACCGACCGCCAGGCCGCGGAGGCGGTTCGGGCCAGGATCGACTTCAAGTACGCCCTCGGCCTTCGGCTTGGCGATCCCGGTTTCGACTTCACGGTGCTGACGGAGTTCCGGGACCGTCTGCTTGAAGCTGACGGCGGGCGTCGGGTGCTGGACGGCATCCTGGTCGTGGCCCGCGACAAGGGGTTGCTCAAGACTGCGAGCCGGGCTCGCACCGACTCCACGCATGTGCTGGCGGCCGTGCGGAATCTGAGCGCCCTGGAGATGGTGGCCGAGACACTGCGCGCGGCGCTGAACACGCTGGCCCGGGAGGCACCGGACTGGCTGAGGGAGATCGCTGAGCCGGACTGGTTCGACCATTACGCCACCCGGGCCGAGAACTTCCGTTTCCCCAAGTCGGAAGCGCAGAGGGACGAGGTCCGGTTACGGATCGGCCGGGACGGAACGAGGCTGCTGAGGGCTCTCTGGTCGCCCACCGCTCCCGATGAACTGCGGGCGCTGAAGAGCGTCGAAGTCCTGCGGCGGGTCTGGGTGCAGCAGTTCCACCTGGTCGAGGGGGAGGTGGCCTGCCGGTCCCCAAAAAACCGGCCCCCGGGTGCGACGCGCCTGGGCAGCCCCTATGATCCCGAGTCGCGCGGCAGTATCAAGCGGGACACCGTCTGGCACGGATACAAGGTCCATCTCACCGAGACCTGCGAGGCAGATGCTCCGAACCTGATCACGAACGTGACAACCACCGTCTCCACCACCCAGGACCAGGTGATGATCCGCGGTATCCACGCCGAACTGGCCGCACGGGACTGCCTGCCCGCCGAGCACTGGGTGGATGCGGGGTATCCCACCGCGTCCCAGGTCGTGGCCGCCCGTCTCGATCACGGGGTCGAGCTGCTGGGACCGATGGTGGCCAGCACCGACGCCCGGGCCGGCGGCCCCTTCGGCCAGGACGCGTTCACAATCGACTGGGACCAGCAACAGGTGACCTGCCCGAATGGTGCCACCAGCGCTCAATGGCACCAGCGAAAGTCGCAGCAGGGCCTGCCGGTGATCCGGGTCCGTTTCGCCCGCGTGGACTGCCAACTCTGCCCCGACCTGCGCAAATGCGTCAGATCCCCGAAGGGCGAATACCGGGATATGAATCTTCGCCTACGGGACGAGCACGAGGTGGTCCGCAAAGTCCGTACAGAGCAGCAGACCGATGCCTGGAAGGACCGCTACAAGATCCGAGCCGGGGTCGAAGGCACCATTTCCCAGGGCGTCGGGCGCTGCGGCCTGCGCAGATCCCGCTATCGCGGGCTCGCGAAGACCGGTCTCCAGCACCAGCTCACCGGTGCCGCGATGAATCTCGCCCGCATCGACGCCCACCTCACCCACACGCCCAGGGCAGCTACCCGAACCAGTCACTTCGCAGCACTTCGCTCCGCCGATCGTTTGATCGGCGGAGCGAAGTAGAAGGGCTCATCCAACGGGATTCGCCAACAGGGTCGTTCGCTGACGGGGACTCTGTGCTTGCGAGGTGCGGAATTTCATGGGCTGGGGCAGGTTGGCGGCCCGGCTGTCGCGTCGGGTGGGCGCCGGGGTTCCACGGCTCCGGGATGTTGCTGTGGCTCGTCGGGACGGTCGGAGTCGCTGGTCAGCCGGGGTTCGGCAGGGCTGCGAGTCGCTGGATCGCGCGGGTGATCACATCCGTCCAGGACCATCGGGCGGTGAAGCGGAGCCAGCGGCAGCGGCCGGTGGTGACCAGCTGGGCGGCGGCAGAGAACAGGCGCAGGCGAAGCCGTTTGGGCTCCCAGCGGCGGGTTTCCGCAGTCAGGGCGAGCATCGGCATCCAGGCAAGGAGGTCGAGTGCGATCTGGACGATCTCCAGCCAGATCCGGTTCTGGGCGGTGTCGTGCAGGGGCAGGTTGCGCAGGCCGGTGTCGCGGGCGTTTCGGATACGGTCCTCGCAGCGGGCCCGGCGGCGGTGACGTAGTTCCAGGTCGGCGAGCTGGCCGCCTTGGGTGTTGGTCGCGAAACAGGTGAGCCGTAGTCCGTCGAGGTCGGTGAATCGCAACTGGGCGCCGGGGTGCGGTCGTTCTTTGCGGACGATCAGCCGCATGCCCTTGGGCCACGTGCTCAGGTCGGGGATGTCGGTGATCTCCGCGACCCAGGCGCCGGGCCGCTCGGTGCCGTCGGCGTCGTAGGCCGGCGTCCATGCCTTCTTCGGAATCTTCAGGACGGCCTGGTGGATGGCGTCGGTAATGGTCATTCCGAC
This window harbors:
- a CDS encoding NADP-dependent oxidoreductase: MRAVRAHKRGGPEQLVYESAPRPEPAAGEVLVSVHAASITNGELAWEATWTDSFDGTGSDRTPVVPSHEVSGVVAELGSAVTGLAVGDEVYGLIPFTRDGATAEYVTVPADALAAKPSRLDHAGAAAVPLAALTAWQALVGHASLTTGQHVLVHGGAGGVGSFAVQIAAALGARVTATASARDREFVARLGADQVIDYAGDRFEDRVDGADLVLDTVGGDTLARSWAALRPGGTLISIVQPPNPDDAASRGARGVFFVVEPDRTGLEAVTELIDNGSLTPVVDRVVPLSETPAAYAALQSEHPRGKIVIRVSEDTGVA
- a CDS encoding alpha/beta fold hydrolase, producing MPVRLRPLKRRWMYPVLTFSAALTVFLPNAVGAAATADSSPESTAKPTIVFVHGAFADSSGWNTDVADLQRLGYPVVAAPNPLRGLTSDADYIRSILRTISGPIVLVGHSYGGAVITNAARGVDNVKALVYVGAFVPDKGESIATVLDPQKYPGSLLGPDTTLTRPAPNPSAPGGQDADIYIKPQDFREVFAADVSASAASVMAATQRPLSYTADTETSGDPAWKTIPSWDLVTRNDKAIPPAGQRFMAERAHAHVEYADSSHAVMVSHPQAVLRIVLDAVHHDG
- a CDS encoding helix-turn-helix transcriptional regulator — its product is MAQGEHRLIGRQEELARLERVLAVPTHHAFAVLRGEAGTGKSALLQMAVALAGEAGLRVVVASGVEAESELPFAGLHQLLLPLLPYGAQLPGASRAVLEQVTGLRAGAAPGVAEVAGAMLSLIAAAADDRQLFFAVDDAHWFDSESARVCTFVMRRAGAVGGRGVITVRADVPSVFDDAGLEEIEVGSLGEEDAAALLERTGGHLDPAARERVLHGAEGNPLALIELPKTAGRVPAAPAGQASPLPLTRRLESLYGNRISELTPSAQESLLLAALDGLSSVAGPRRPALERRLGDVDEAIGRGLLVVDPVSSQLGFRHPLVRSAVVQLATPNRRRAAHAELAALYPDDQERRARHLAEATVDPDEKVAALLEQAAEAATRRGASSVAVSWLERAAQLSERPDQRSRRLAEAAFVAGQSAQLERAQQLSESAGTADTDVIIAECYAALYQDGEVRTTHRKVVAALERLDSLRDKPTAERLINLLLVISLFAADSATWTITESCVDRFCDPADPTGSASLLYRDTWGDVVRRGVGGLERLRRQFVRASSDRPWEAMRLLVGAYYLDALDEFRSLLTRLVAREGEAGAAGNAMTLLQLVMLDHMGAGRWADAEQTGRRGLEMTARHGYALFAHQFRAFLAMVAACRGDSDTADGHRRAVEAWARPRGIGYLTQYADALGMMAALARSDYAIAYRFATNITAPGEFAAHSQQAPRTLLDFVEAAVRSGHLDEGRRHAQAALAAGLPALSPRLALVSAAAQAMAAQEDAPSLYEHALALPGAALFPFETARIRLAYGERLRRDHETRAAREQLEEALRVLTDLGALPWAERAQAELAAAGAAFGARGEGWQSLTVQERQIAQLAATGLTNKEIGAKLFLSPRTVSSHLYRIFPKLGITSRAALRDALDADTRAAPPDGA
- a CDS encoding alpha/beta hydrolase; this translates as MTDRRTPVVLIHGLWLHSSSWRPWVELLQAEGFAPLAPGWPGEPDSVSDARSHPQAMAGPGIHDVTEHYASLIKALPAEPVLIGHSFGGLIAQKLLGLGLGRAAVAIDPAPIKGVKPLPFTQLRSAFPVLRNPANRSRAVSLTAAQFRYAFGNAIPQQESDALFKEYAVPAPGRPLFEAAFANFSRRSPAAAVTGNARRGPLLLMSGQRDHTVPDVVTRAAYKLYGDSPAATDLKQFPDRGHSLVVDRGWRAVADGALGWLARQGITGQSATTGL
- a CDS encoding oxidoreductase yields the protein MDLHLKDKTVVVTGASRGIGLAVTRAFVEEGARVVAGARTASPELVELAASGTVIPVTADLATAVGVDTLIETAVERFGGIDVLVNNVGQAQPRLGGFASVTDEQWLETLTVNLLSAVRASRAALPALLASRGSIVTISSVNAFLPDPGIIDYTASKAALTNFSKALSKEVSPQGVRVNSIAPGPVSTDLWIGPGGMADTLATAMGIEPQEAVDQAINSLGGFATGRFTRPDEVADLVLMLASDRTANITGADFTIDGGLIKTL
- a CDS encoding IS1182 family transposase, with translation MSMRPKGPAKIPVETVRVARAAFPRGSLAIRLRDELGVLFVDEQFMDLFPARGKPAWSPGRLALALVLQFVEGLTDRQAAEAVRARIDFKYALGLRLGDPGFDFTVLTEFRDRLLEADGGRRVLDGILVVARDKGLLKTASRARTDSTHVLAAVRNLSALEMVAETLRAALNTLAREAPDWLREIAEPDWFDHYATRAENFRFPKSEAQRDEVRLRIGRDGTRLLRALWSPTAPDELRALKSVEVLRRVWVQQFHLVEGEVACRSPKNRPPGATRLGSPYDPESRGSIKRDTVWHGYKVHLTETCEADAPNLITNVTTTVSTTQDQVMIRGIHAELAARDCLPAEHWVDAGYPTASQVVAARLDHGVELLGPMVASTDARAGGPFGQDAFTIDWDQQQVTCPNGATSAQWHQRKSQQGLPVIRVRFARVDCQLCPDLRKCVRSPKGEYRDMNLRLRDEHEVVRKVRTEQQTDAWKDRYKIRAGVEGTISQGVGRCGLRRSRYRGLAKTGLQHQLTGAAMNLARIDAHLTHTPRAATRTSHFAALRSADRLIGGAK